From a single Nostoc sp. MS1 genomic region:
- a CDS encoding RuBisCO accumulation factor 1 has protein sequence MTDFTPNAPNPENVPTELAQELLRKLRQKQGNWVEWGQAIAYLQKSGYNPQEIFEATGFEPVQQNQVVVGSQVYNSIEKVGASEATRAYYATRGSDVLYELRLLTQEERAAAAELTFTHKLDLEEAREVAKAIKDFSRFRTLPEGFTDHPGDAVAYQTWKLARQYTDLQERSRLIAKGLRFAHSPSARKQIEQLLIDFTVVSQRPAPIPPFYRFDTEDELPRMVPVAGELPLKAQELQEVPLVEEIEPFRIVKFAGEQAWVALPGWRVLLAAEDPVTILATSDRFPNQNQAQPGPILVVVDRSQREWNDFSYFVVDNGGELDFQWFETQPELPILGKVIIIVRPRKILDENVTKDSWQIDE, from the coding sequence ATGACTGACTTCACACCCAACGCTCCCAATCCTGAGAATGTACCTACTGAATTGGCACAAGAACTGCTGCGAAAACTAAGGCAAAAACAAGGTAACTGGGTGGAATGGGGTCAAGCGATCGCCTATTTACAAAAATCTGGTTACAATCCTCAAGAGATTTTTGAAGCTACAGGATTTGAGCCAGTTCAACAAAATCAGGTGGTTGTAGGCTCTCAAGTTTATAATTCTATAGAAAAAGTGGGAGCATCAGAGGCTACACGCGCTTATTATGCTACTAGGGGGAGTGATGTTTTATATGAACTACGTTTGCTCACTCAAGAAGAAAGAGCAGCTGCGGCTGAGTTAACTTTTACCCATAAACTAGATTTGGAAGAAGCACGGGAAGTAGCCAAGGCGATTAAAGATTTTTCCCGCTTCCGTACCTTACCAGAAGGATTTACTGACCATCCTGGGGATGCAGTAGCCTATCAAACTTGGAAATTAGCACGACAATACACAGATTTACAAGAGCGATCGCGTCTCATTGCCAAAGGTTTACGATTTGCTCATAGTCCATCAGCTAGGAAACAAATCGAACAGTTATTAATTGATTTTACCGTTGTTTCCCAGCGTCCTGCCCCTATTCCTCCGTTTTACCGCTTTGATACAGAGGACGAGTTACCCAGGATGGTTCCGGTAGCAGGTGAGTTACCTTTAAAAGCGCAAGAACTGCAAGAAGTTCCTCTAGTTGAAGAAATTGAACCATTTCGCATAGTTAAATTTGCTGGCGAACAGGCTTGGGTGGCTTTACCGGGTTGGCGAGTACTGTTAGCCGCAGAAGATCCAGTGACAATTTTAGCAACTAGCGATCGCTTCCCTAATCAAAACCAAGCACAGCCAGGGCCAATCCTAGTGGTTGTAGATCGTTCTCAGCGTGAATGGAATGATTTTAGTTACTTTGTAGTAGATAACGGTGGTGAATTAGATTTTCAGTGGTTTGAAACTCAACCAGAACTACCCATATTAGGGAAAGTAATTATTATTGTTCGTCCTCGGAAAATTTTGGATGAGAATGTAACTAAAGATTCCTGGCAAATTGATGAATAG
- a CDS encoding IS982 family transposase, which yields MSTIVSRLDITQVFCDVDDFCKQWEQLWQVIPQLPSITGERRSRSRMSISEVMTIVIAFHGSGYRTFKEFYTLHVLPGWRGAFPNLVSYNRFVELMPWCLMLLCCFLHTRTGEITGISFIDSTPINVCHNCRAHAHKVFKGLVNWGKNSVGWHFGFKLHLIINDQGELLAFKLTSANVDDRKPVPEMTEDLIGKLFGDLHLKLIELDLQYELEDKKQQEQERDRENRKQNKEREAIDKARLRAEEAEERERLHQKEIDKIRQEIVQAKDAERKQLEMKIQELERLVAEDRSDRENALSETRRLKSGYIYIISNIGSLGRDMYRICMTSRSQEDLYIREMNPAVPFQFDVHFKIFSEDAVDTLQKLHQRFDDKRVNVVNSRRDFFQVSIDEIETAVKEIQKKSGVFLRIDEFEKYPQAYEYRQTLSVRKKHRLSNTNEEYSEVNEIA from the coding sequence ATGTCTACTATTGTATCTCGCCTCGATATTACACAAGTATTCTGTGATGTAGATGATTTCTGTAAACAGTGGGAACAGTTATGGCAAGTGATCCCACAGCTACCATCGATAACAGGAGAACGTCGTAGTCGCTCAAGGATGAGCATATCGGAAGTGATGACAATAGTCATTGCCTTTCATGGTAGTGGATATCGAACATTTAAGGAATTTTATACATTGCACGTACTACCTGGTTGGCGTGGGGCATTTCCCAACTTGGTGAGCTACAACAGATTTGTAGAATTGATGCCGTGGTGCTTAATGCTGTTGTGCTGCTTTTTGCATACAAGGACAGGAGAAATTACGGGAATTAGTTTTATTGATTCAACGCCTATTAATGTGTGCCATAATTGCCGCGCCCATGCACATAAAGTATTTAAAGGATTAGTAAATTGGGGCAAAAACTCGGTCGGTTGGCACTTCGGATTCAAACTTCATTTGATAATTAATGACCAAGGTGAATTGTTGGCATTTAAATTAACTTCTGCCAACGTAGATGACCGCAAGCCAGTGCCAGAAATGACTGAGGATTTGATTGGCAAACTGTTTGGTGATTTACATCTGAAGCTGATTGAATTAGATTTGCAATACGAATTAGAAGATAAAAAACAGCAAGAGCAAGAAAGGGATAGAGAAAATAGAAAGCAAAATAAAGAACGTGAAGCAATTGATAAGGCAAGACTGAGGGCAGAAGAGGCAGAAGAAAGAGAAAGACTTCATCAAAAAGAAATTGATAAAATAAGACAAGAGATAGTACAAGCTAAAGACGCAGAAAGAAAACAATTGGAGATGAAAATCCAGGAGTTAGAACGACTAGTTGCAGAAGATAGAAGTGACAGAGAAAATGCTCTATCTGAAACTAGAAGATTGAAATCAGGATATATTTATATAATTTCTAATATAGGTTCTCTTGGACGAGATATGTATCGAATTTGTATGACATCTCGTAGTCAAGAAGACTTATATATTAGAGAGATGAATCCCGCAGTTCCATTTCAATTTGACGTTCATTTTAAAATTTTCTCAGAGGATGCTGTAGATACATTACAGAAGTTACATCAACGTTTTGATGATAAAAGAGTGAATGTAGTTAATTCAAGAAGAGACTTTTTTCAAGTTTCAATAGATGAAATTGAGACAGCAGTTAAAGAAATTCAGAAAAAAAGTGGTGTATTTTTAAGAATAGATGAATTTGAAAAATATCCTCAAGCATATGAATATCGACAAACTCTATCTGTACGTAAAAAGCATCGGCTATCAAACACAAATGAGGAGTATTCAGAAGTAAATGAAATTGCTTAG
- a CDS encoding IS5 family transposase produces the protein MYRRAQKQEKAAENFELPFGGKLASDNRWVIMANMIPWSKFEAEYAEIFSARMGAPAKTFRMALGALIIKEKLGISDRETVEQIRENPYLQYFIGMSAYSNESAFDPSMLVHFRERIDIELVNKINQEIVRKMLENKQEVEVRAKKPEVEDSKSKPANRGKLILDASCAPADISYPTDLGLLNQARKQTETIIDTLYKSLLVRNINKPRTYRNKARKDYLAVAKKRKPTVKERRKAIRKQLQYINRNLTHIQQLINLGASLLKLSNSQYKMLLVVAEVYRQQLWLYENQKISIQDRIVSLNQPHIRPIIRGKAGRTVEFGAKFSASYYDGYVFLDHISWDNFNESGDLKSQVEAYKNYTGYYPESVHVDKIYRTRENRAWCQERGIRISGPPLGRPPQNVSPEKKKQAAYDERIRNCIEGKFGQGKRRFSLGRVMAKLPHTSFTAIAITFLVMNLSTLLLRLFCVFFCLFFKTESFFTSSIIETDISLNLKQQKLIFFLD, from the coding sequence ATGTATCGAAGAGCGCAAAAGCAAGAAAAAGCAGCAGAAAACTTTGAACTACCCTTTGGGGGAAAACTAGCGTCAGATAACCGATGGGTAATCATGGCGAACATGATACCTTGGTCAAAATTTGAAGCAGAGTACGCAGAAATATTTTCAGCAAGAATGGGAGCGCCAGCCAAAACATTTAGAATGGCGTTGGGAGCATTAATAATTAAAGAAAAATTAGGAATAAGTGACAGAGAGACAGTAGAACAAATTCGGGAGAACCCGTATCTGCAATACTTTATAGGAATGTCAGCATATAGTAATGAATCTGCATTTGACCCGTCAATGCTAGTTCATTTTAGAGAAAGGATAGATATAGAATTAGTCAATAAAATCAATCAAGAAATAGTCAGGAAGATGTTAGAAAATAAACAGGAGGTAGAAGTAAGAGCAAAAAAGCCAGAGGTCGAGGATTCAAAAAGTAAGCCAGCCAATAGAGGAAAATTAATATTAGATGCTAGTTGTGCGCCAGCAGACATAAGTTATCCGACAGATTTAGGATTATTAAATCAAGCCAGAAAGCAAACAGAAACAATCATAGATACATTATATAAGTCCTTATTAGTAAGAAATATCAACAAACCAAGAACCTACAGAAACAAAGCAAGAAAGGATTATTTAGCAGTAGCCAAGAAAAGAAAACCAACAGTTAAAGAAAGAAGGAAAGCTATCAGAAAGCAACTGCAATATATCAACAGAAATTTAACTCATATTCAGCAGCTAATAAATTTAGGTGCGTCACTATTAAAACTGAGCAACAGTCAATATAAGATGTTGCTAGTAGTAGCAGAAGTTTATCGTCAACAGTTATGGTTATATGAAAATCAAAAAATTAGTATACAAGACCGCATTGTCAGTTTAAACCAACCACACATTCGTCCGATTATCCGAGGTAAAGCCGGGAGAACAGTAGAGTTTGGGGCTAAGTTTTCAGCTAGTTACTATGATGGCTATGTATTTTTAGACCATATTAGTTGGGACAACTTTAACGAATCAGGAGACTTAAAATCACAAGTAGAAGCATACAAAAACTACACCGGATATTATCCTGAATCAGTTCATGTTGATAAGATTTATCGGACGAGGGAGAATCGAGCTTGGTGTCAAGAAAGGGGAATTAGAATTAGTGGCCCACCACTAGGTAGACCCCCCCAAAATGTCAGCCCTGAAAAGAAGAAACAAGCCGCTTATGACGAAAGGATTCGTAATTGTATTGAGGGCAAGTTTGGACAAGGTAAACGAAGATTTAGCCTTGGTAGAGTTATGGCTAAACTTCCTCATACTTCTTTCACCGCTATTGCCATAACTTTTTTAGTTATGAATCTTTCTACTCTGCTATTACGGCTTTTTTGTGTATTTTTTTGCCTATTTTTCAAAACTGAGTCTTTTTTTACTTCTTCTATTATCGAAACTGATATTTCATTAAACCTTAAACAACAAAAACTTATCTTTTTTCTGGACTGA
- a CDS encoding SUMF1/EgtB/PvdO family nonheme iron enzyme encodes MVNLEAEDRKQLITLLKDIPELTTERSRQQILELADLKQLSPMIDLSGAPFVAVNEIVSYLSNYGRLNYDQEALGRFLNTLKDFVGVQQQQFLDKLLTKYDMMTPIAPLPAINHWRGRETLVEIFEKIIGENGVSSFPGSQAFEFTLVTINSQGQEIESHQEQAYYLTEELGNGIVLEMVYIPGGEFWMGSPEAEGKKRRYSNERPQHLVTVKPFFISKYAITQTQWKQIASLPEVRQKLKLRPSRQGGNSHPVTQVSWFDAVEFCDRLSQKTGHKYRLPSEAEWEYACRAGTTTPFHFGQTINFNVANYDSRYPYLSEPKGIYREKTTEVGFFQFANSFGLFDMHGLVWEWCLDNWHQSYDLAPTNGDAWLDSNDNNIRVMRGGSWSSEAFLCRSSFRQFN; translated from the coding sequence ATGGTCAACCTAGAAGCTGAAGACCGCAAACAACTGATAACTCTTCTTAAAGACATACCAGAACTAACTACAGAGCGATCGCGTCAGCAAATTTTGGAGCTAGCAGATTTAAAACAGTTGTCACCAATGATTGACCTTTCTGGTGCGCCCTTTGTAGCAGTTAATGAGATAGTCAGCTATCTATCTAATTACGGACGTTTAAATTATGACCAAGAAGCATTAGGGCGCTTCTTAAATACTTTGAAAGACTTTGTGGGAGTGCAGCAGCAACAATTTTTAGACAAGCTGCTAACAAAATATGACATGATGACTCCAATCGCCCCATTACCAGCAATAAATCACTGGCGAGGAAGAGAAACTTTAGTAGAGATATTCGAGAAAATAATTGGAGAAAATGGTGTCTCATCATTCCCCGGAAGTCAAGCTTTTGAATTTACTTTGGTTACAATAAATTCTCAAGGCCAAGAAATAGAATCTCATCAAGAACAAGCTTACTACTTAACTGAAGAACTTGGGAATGGGATTGTATTGGAAATGGTTTATATTCCTGGAGGAGAATTTTGGATGGGTTCACCGGAAGCAGAAGGAAAAAAAAGGCGATATTCAAACGAAAGACCTCAGCATTTAGTCACAGTGAAACCATTTTTTATTAGCAAATACGCCATTACACAAACACAGTGGAAACAAATTGCTTCTTTGCCAGAAGTTCGTCAAAAACTCAAGCTTCGTCCATCACGTCAAGGAGGTAACAGTCACCCTGTTACCCAAGTTTCCTGGTTTGATGCTGTTGAGTTTTGTGATCGACTATCTCAAAAAACAGGTCACAAGTACCGTCTTCCTAGCGAAGCAGAGTGGGAATATGCCTGTCGTGCTGGAACTACAACCCCTTTTCACTTTGGGCAAACTATTAACTTCAATGTAGCTAATTATGATAGTCGTTACCCCTATCTTTCAGAACCTAAAGGGATTTATCGTGAAAAAACTACAGAAGTAGGCTTTTTTCAGTTTGCTAACTCTTTTGGATTGTTCGATATGCACGGGTTAGTTTGGGAATGGTGCTTAGATAATTGGCATCAAAGTTATGATCTAGCACCTACAAACGGAGATGCTTGGCTAGACAGTAATGATAATAATATTCGTGTGATGCGTGGTGGTTCATGGAGTAGCGAAGCATTTTTATGTCGTTCTAGTTTTCGCCAGTTTAATTAG
- a CDS encoding glycosyltransferase family 39 protein, which yields MTNYRHYSHYLALFGLLVVGTILRFWHLDLKPLWLDEVITAIFSLGNNYQDLQLDVLIPLQQVQNIFTFRPGVSCSQIAENIARQSTHPPLFFCVMHYWLGWLTPLGENWIVKLRSLPALFGVGAIAAIYGVNRIAFSAKSGIIAAALMAVSPFAVYLSQEARHYTLPMLFISLSLLILMQIQRDLAQEIWRLWVWLLWIVVNIIGFYIHYFFAFVFFAEIVTLLILIKLYNFQLFSKSKFFLTILFSIGIVVLSFLPWMLITLSHAKRTETNWLDAPSIISPFYQILMNWILMMIFLPIENQPLIVVIISGVLILAFAIFASWRVFRGLKQLWIKPATHLPTLTLLSFTGFILLEMIAIAYLTKKDITSVPRYSFVYYPGFCALLAASLSTNQNSRSFNFKIQNSQVLIFTFVGFLSSIFVVYNLVFQKPFQPDRIAQNLNLEPSSPVMLVSIYSNYQDAVLGVSIASALEQIRSQNSQPDNFVALSPDPNLDAIWKKISQLPMTVKSPRNLWVVGRGMRRQSFPQQLLLSNQTVCQLDPQQHYRIGVRHQLYRCEGRIQ from the coding sequence ATGACAAATTACAGACATTATTCGCATTATTTAGCTTTGTTTGGGTTGCTAGTCGTTGGTACTATTTTACGTTTTTGGCATTTGGACTTAAAACCACTGTGGTTAGATGAAGTGATTACTGCCATCTTTAGTTTAGGTAATAACTATCAAGATTTGCAGTTAGACGTACTAATTCCTCTACAACAAGTACAAAATATTTTTACTTTCCGTCCTGGTGTTAGTTGTTCACAAATTGCCGAGAATATTGCTCGTCAATCCACCCACCCGCCACTATTTTTTTGTGTAATGCACTATTGGTTAGGATGGTTAACGCCGTTAGGAGAAAACTGGATAGTCAAATTGCGATCGCTACCAGCTTTGTTTGGTGTAGGTGCGATCGCTGCTATTTATGGTGTTAATCGTATAGCCTTTTCTGCAAAATCAGGAATTATTGCTGCTGCCTTAATGGCGGTATCTCCCTTTGCCGTTTACCTTTCTCAAGAAGCACGGCACTATACCTTACCCATGCTTTTTATTAGTTTATCATTACTGATACTCATGCAGATTCAACGAGATTTGGCTCAAGAAATCTGGCGATTATGGGTATGGCTATTATGGATAGTTGTTAATATTATAGGATTTTACATCCACTACTTTTTTGCATTCGTTTTCTTTGCTGAGATTGTCACTTTACTCATATTAATTAAACTATATAATTTTCAATTATTTAGCAAGTCAAAATTTTTCCTAACAATACTTTTTTCTATTGGTATTGTTGTGCTGAGTTTCTTGCCTTGGATGCTCATAACTCTTAGTCATGCCAAAAGAACAGAAACCAATTGGTTAGATGCGCCGAGCATTATCTCGCCTTTCTACCAAATTCTTATGAATTGGATATTAATGATGATTTTCTTACCTATAGAAAATCAACCTCTAATAGTAGTGATTATCAGTGGAGTTTTAATACTTGCATTTGCTATTTTTGCAAGTTGGCGAGTTTTTCGTGGACTCAAGCAACTATGGATAAAACCAGCAACTCATCTACCTACGTTAACACTTTTAAGTTTTACTGGCTTTATATTACTGGAAATGATAGCGATCGCCTATCTGACAAAAAAAGATATTACTAGTGTTCCGCGTTACAGCTTTGTTTACTATCCTGGCTTTTGTGCGTTATTAGCTGCAAGTTTAAGTACAAATCAAAATTCAAGGTCTTTTAATTTTAAAATCCAAAATTCACAAGTATTAATTTTTACTTTTGTTGGTTTTCTAAGTAGTATTTTTGTAGTTTATAATTTAGTTTTTCAAAAGCCTTTTCAACCAGACAGAATAGCACAAAACCTAAATTTAGAGCCATCATCACCTGTAATGTTGGTGAGTATATATAGCAATTACCAAGATGCAGTTTTAGGAGTTAGCATTGCATCTGCGCTAGAACAAATTAGAAGTCAAAACTCCCAGCCTGATAATTTTGTAGCTTTATCACCAGATCCTAATTTAGATGCCATTTGGAAGAAAATTTCCCAACTACCCATGACAGTAAAATCTCCCCGGAATTTATGGGTAGTGGGACGAGGTATGAGAAGACAGAGTTTTCCTCAACAATTGTTGTTGTCTAACCAAACTGTTTGTCAACTCGACCCCCAACAGCATTACCGTATAGGAGTTCGCCATCAACTTTATAGGTGTGAGGGAAGGATTCAATAG
- a CDS encoding ATP-dependent helicase, protein MTDSNITEIPSASVQTELSFVASLQEKIAAIRHTLRPGQQQMADWQSGPLAVSAVPGAGKSTGMAAAAAIAIARQYQQAAQSAKSSRRQLVVVTFTRSAAANIKSKIRYYLKQLSLPQTGFAVYTLHGLALNIASRHPDLSGLELENVTLITPNQSHRFIRTAVELWINNHPRLYLRLLEGQQFDGEETERLRRQSVLRTEVLPDLATTVIHEAKSSGISPNQLRQWSQQTTNAYEILTIAAGLYEQYQDLMRSRDFIDYDDMILAALRVLENDSARRIEQNQVFAVFEDEAQDSSPLQTRLLEILAAGARKQEAEVRRQEAGGRRQEAEVNNYFPHSPLPTPYSPINLVRVGDPNQAINSTFTPADPIYFREFCQECDRSHKLATMDQAGRSTAMIINAANFALEWVNSFYGAKNQQSSHPPISTPFSLQKIRPVNLIDVNPVAIGRGLELHTPRDIFQTVELLSKRVVELFTEDMGKNAAVLVRENRQGRWLSEALAPICKEHNITLFDVGESDRRSHVPQEILALLQFCDRPHSPDYLKSALEVLVKRQLIPTQDLNALASLPEEFLYPGPLAAPQSEPVQKASHLCRSLLRARLELPLYQIISFLALTLNYDQAELATADKLSERVNKQIAGSNSMGAMLSALSEIVSSERFEPVETDDAEARYTRNGQLTIITMHKAKGLDWNYVFIPFLHENLIPGRFWVPPQSQFLGDFTLSEVARAQIRAALHGETEIPEVTPAWEQAKHLKTAEEYRLLYVAMTRAKQLLWMSAAQKAPFTWSKPENLQEQAPCPVFPALKRQFPECVVL, encoded by the coding sequence ATGACAGATTCTAATATTACCGAAATACCGTCGGCATCTGTGCAAACAGAATTATCATTTGTTGCTAGCCTACAAGAAAAAATTGCAGCTATTCGTCACACTTTACGCCCAGGACAACAACAAATGGCAGACTGGCAATCAGGGCCTTTGGCGGTGTCGGCTGTACCAGGTGCGGGTAAATCTACTGGTATGGCGGCGGCGGCGGCAATTGCGATCGCTCGTCAGTATCAGCAGGCGGCCCAGTCAGCAAAATCTTCTCGTCGTCAGTTAGTAGTAGTCACTTTTACTCGTTCGGCAGCTGCCAATATTAAATCAAAAATTCGCTACTACCTTAAACAATTATCTTTACCTCAAACTGGTTTTGCCGTCTATACCCTACATGGTTTGGCTTTAAACATCGCCAGTCGTCATCCAGATTTATCAGGGTTAGAGTTAGAGAATGTTACCCTCATCACCCCCAACCAAAGCCATCGCTTTATTCGTACAGCAGTTGAACTATGGATTAATAATCACCCCAGATTATATTTGCGGTTATTAGAAGGACAACAATTTGATGGCGAAGAAACAGAAAGGTTACGCCGTCAGTCAGTTTTACGCACAGAAGTTTTACCAGATTTAGCAACTACAGTTATACACGAAGCCAAAAGTTCCGGTATATCACCAAATCAACTCAGACAATGGAGTCAACAAACTACCAACGCCTATGAGATTTTAACCATAGCGGCTGGATTGTATGAACAATATCAAGACCTAATGCGATCGCGCGACTTCATCGACTACGACGACATGATTTTAGCCGCCCTGCGTGTCCTAGAAAACGATAGCGCTCGCAGAATTGAGCAAAACCAAGTTTTTGCCGTTTTTGAAGATGAAGCCCAAGATTCCAGTCCATTGCAAACGCGACTGTTAGAGATTTTAGCCGCAGGAGCCAGGAAGCAGGAGGCAGAAGTCAGGAGGCAGGAGGCAGGAGGCAGAAGGCAGGAGGCAGAAGTTAATAATTATTTCCCCCACTCCCCACTCCCCACTCCCTACTCCCCAATTAACCTAGTCCGTGTTGGTGATCCTAATCAAGCGATTAACTCAACTTTCACCCCAGCAGATCCGATTTACTTTCGGGAATTTTGCCAAGAGTGCGATCGCTCCCATAAACTAGCAACAATGGATCAGGCTGGTCGTAGTACCGCCATGATTATTAACGCTGCTAACTTTGCTCTGGAATGGGTAAATAGTTTTTATGGGGCGAAAAATCAACAGTCTTCCCATCCTCCTATTTCTACCCCCTTTAGCCTGCAAAAAATCCGTCCGGTCAATTTAATTGATGTCAACCCTGTAGCTATAGGTAGAGGATTAGAACTGCATACACCCCGCGATATTTTTCAGACTGTGGAATTACTGTCTAAGAGGGTGGTGGAGTTATTCACCGAAGACATGGGTAAAAATGCGGCTGTGCTGGTGCGGGAAAATCGCCAAGGACGTTGGTTATCAGAAGCACTAGCGCCTATATGTAAAGAGCATAATATTACATTGTTTGATGTAGGAGAAAGCGATCGCCGTTCTCATGTTCCCCAAGAGATTTTGGCATTATTGCAATTTTGCGATCGCCCTCATTCTCCCGACTATCTCAAATCTGCCTTAGAAGTATTAGTAAAACGTCAATTAATCCCTACTCAAGACCTAAATGCACTTGCTAGTTTACCAGAAGAATTTTTGTATCCAGGCCCCTTAGCTGCACCCCAATCTGAACCAGTACAGAAAGCTTCGCACCTCTGTCGTAGTTTACTACGCGCTCGTTTAGAACTGCCTTTATATCAAATCATTTCTTTCCTCGCCCTGACATTAAATTACGACCAAGCAGAACTAGCCACAGCCGATAAACTTTCAGAACGGGTAAATAAACAAATAGCTGGTAGTAACTCGATGGGGGCTATGCTTTCCGCCTTAAGTGAAATTGTCAGTTCCGAAAGGTTTGAACCAGTAGAAACAGACGATGCAGAAGCGCGTTACACCCGTAATGGTCAATTGACTATTATTACCATGCACAAAGCCAAAGGACTAGATTGGAACTATGTGTTTATTCCCTTCCTCCATGAAAACTTAATTCCCGGTAGATTTTGGGTTCCGCCCCAAAGTCAGTTTTTGGGTGACTTTACCTTATCAGAAGTTGCCCGCGCTCAAATTCGTGCTGCACTCCACGGTGAAACCGAGATACCAGAAGTAACACCAGCTTGGGAACAAGCAAAACACCTCAAAACAGCCGAAGAATACCGTTTACTCTACGTAGCCATGACAAGAGCAAAACAACTATTGTGGATGTCTGCGGCACAAAAAGCTCCATTTACCTGGAGTAAACCAGAGAATTTACAAGAACAAGCTCCCTGTCCAGTATTTCCAGCATTAAAACGTCAGTTTCCTGAATGTGTAGTTTTGTAG
- a CDS encoding DUF3493 domain-containing protein, with translation MVEPNSQKRLDPEQYARLKAGMATPYRGLRQFLYVGFGASGFIGAFIFFFQLLAGRDVENALPNFALQIGIVTLMIFLWRWEQRRKK, from the coding sequence ATGGTGGAACCTAATTCCCAAAAGCGCCTTGACCCTGAACAATATGCCCGTCTTAAAGCAGGAATGGCAACACCCTATCGTGGACTGCGGCAATTTCTCTATGTTGGTTTCGGTGCGTCTGGCTTTATTGGCGCGTTCATTTTCTTTTTTCAACTCCTTGCTGGGCGAGATGTGGAAAATGCTCTACCAAATTTCGCTTTGCAAATAGGAATTGTGACACTGATGATTTTTCTTTGGCGTTGGGAACAAAGACGGAAAAAATAA
- a CDS encoding M42 family metallopeptidase encodes MWNYNQLFEIIEELVLHHSPSGVEEEINQYLLQKFTALGVQVWSDRADNIIAKIPGKDSTRAIAITAHKDEIGAIVKNIGDAGKVEVRKLGGAFPWVYGEGVVDLIGDSETISGILSFGSRHVSHESPQKIQQEDTPVKWEDAWIETKRTTEELEAAGIRPGTRMVIGKHRKRPVRLQDYIASYTLDNKASVAILLALAQYLQEPAIDVYLVASAKEEVGAIGALFFTQNQQLDALIALEICPLAEEYPVKDEANPVLLSQDAYGIYDEGLNRQLRQCAKQLNMPIQLTTLSGFGSDASIAMKFGHVGRAACLAFPTQNTHGYEIAHLGAIANCINLLKAFCETEFD; translated from the coding sequence ATGTGGAATTACAACCAATTATTTGAAATTATTGAAGAATTGGTGCTGCATCATTCACCTAGTGGTGTAGAGGAAGAAATTAACCAATATTTACTACAAAAATTTACCGCTTTGGGTGTACAAGTGTGGAGCGATCGCGCTGATAATATCATAGCCAAAATACCTGGAAAAGACTCCACTAGAGCGATCGCTATCACTGCCCACAAAGATGAAATAGGCGCTATCGTCAAAAATATCGGTGATGCAGGTAAAGTAGAAGTCCGCAAACTTGGTGGTGCTTTCCCTTGGGTTTACGGCGAGGGTGTTGTCGATTTAATAGGAGACAGCGAAACCATTAGCGGTATTCTCAGCTTTGGTTCTCGCCATGTCTCCCACGAGTCACCACAGAAAATCCAGCAAGAAGATACACCAGTTAAATGGGAAGATGCTTGGATCGAAACCAAACGCACAACTGAGGAATTAGAAGCGGCTGGTATTCGTCCAGGGACAAGAATGGTCATCGGCAAACATCGCAAACGCCCCGTAAGATTACAGGATTATATTGCCAGCTATACTTTAGATAACAAAGCATCAGTAGCGATTTTATTGGCTTTAGCTCAATATTTACAAGAGCCAGCAATTGATGTTTACTTAGTAGCTTCCGCCAAAGAAGAAGTTGGTGCTATTGGGGCGTTATTTTTTACTCAAAATCAACAATTAGATGCTTTAATTGCTTTAGAAATTTGTCCATTAGCTGAAGAATATCCTGTTAAAGATGAGGCAAATCCTGTCCTGTTGTCTCAGGATGCCTATGGCATATATGACGAGGGTTTGAATAGACAATTACGCCAATGTGCCAAGCAGTTGAATATGCCAATACAGCTAACAACCCTCAGTGGTTTTGGCAGTGATGCTTCAATTGCTATGAAATTTGGTCATGTTGGACGCGCAGCTTGTTTAGCTTTTCCCACTCAAAATACTCATGGTTATGAAATTGCTCATTTAGGTGCAATTGCTAACTGTATTAATTTGTTAAAAGCTTTTTGCGAAACTGAATTTGATTAA